The window TGGTTGGCCTTGGCCAGGTAACCCACGGGGCCACTGTTCAAGGGGGTCTCCGCAGTTTCCCACCCTTGGACAGATTGTGAAAGTCTTTGGAGTGGTCAAAAATATGAACGTGTCTGGGCTGTTTTCTCGCAGAAGTTATCAATGGGTGGGGAGCTTGGCTGGGGTCAGACCAACACGTGTTGCAGTCATGTTGTAAGCTCAGTGAGGCAGACAAAAGTGACTGTTATGAAAGCAATTTTGAACAATATGTGTATAGACAATGAAAAACTCCAGCATACACAAGTTTGTCCAAACAAGAGCAGCTGGCCTTATGTTCTTTCAAAATGAGAAAAACAGACTAATCATGAAATTAGAGGTCTTTATTAAAAAGTACTACATCTTATGAAAATACTTAAAGGTATAGCATACCGGAATACAACAAGATGTGATGTAATGCCTTCTGAGTGTAATTCAAATTCTAAACAAGAATATTTCATGATGTGAGCTAAACATGAACGCTTCTAACCAAAAACAAGCATTCTGATAAGAGGTATTTTAAAACTGAATGATCAATGCAGTCAACCTAAAAGCAGCAGGCTTAGCGCAACCACAAACAAGTGCTTTAATCCAGTTAGTCAAAGCTATTGATAAGAATAATTACAACTTCTCAGCTGTAAATTATAAATGCCTAATAATTTGAAGGAACTTATTTTCACATTCCATCTTCATCTTgaatgaaatttattgaaaatttcCCCACAAAATATGCAATGGTAAGCGCACTGTTTTACCTGGTGTTTGTGTTGAAATGCCCTAGTCCCCGacgtcttttttattttcttccTTAATATATTAATTTTCACAGGTGCAATATGAAAATAGACTAATACATGGTCTATGTCGAACATTGCCACACATCCTGACCATAAGCAAGAGGCATCATCCACATGCCTAACCTGAGATGAAGAAAGTGGATTTCTACTGTATTTAAAAACAAGAAGTAGTAAGACAATTTGTTTTCTAATTATTGGAGtttaaatgcaaaatgatccaTCACTAAAAATCATCGAAATTTCCAAAAAACATCAAGATTGCCACTGGAGGTTCCACCGAAAAATAGACATTGGCTTTTGCTGTTTTCTCGAAACTAGAAATGAATAAGGAGCATTTTGTATCCAAGCTCATCTTCATTGTTGGTAATTCTAATACAACTAGTAGTCAGATGACAGCAAGATGAATCACAAAGGCACGAATGTCCTTGAATTTCTACTTGCCGAAAAGGATTCTGGCAAATTTGATGTCAACTTTCGACGGTCCGTAACTGGCATATTCATTTGAATCACCACCACGCTGTTTACATTGGATTctaccaaaaactcattactttgaAGTACCAGGTAATGACATTTTGATTCTACTGGTTATATTGGAAGAATAAACAAAGCTGGAATGACAGCCATTTGATTCACtcatacaacatgtacatcCAGATACATGAATCACTGAGTCCTCAAAAAATTAACTGACCTGTACATTTCATATCTATACAACAAGTAGATATTATATATTTACATTTTCAAAGAAACTATATACATGTTTATGTACAATATAGCTACATTCTTGAAAGCAGTGAAAAATAAAGCATGGATGAATAAGGGAGGAAGGTAAATTTCTTTGTACTTGGTTTTTATTTCTCGAGTGAAAAATTAATGATTTCGAATTTTTTAGTGTTAATATATTATCTTCACCACTCAGTCACCAACATTATGGTAACCTTTGTTTTTGTCTTGAAAGGGCAACAGTGGAGTTCTTTCTGCTGAATAGGATTTTCTGTAAGGCAGAGTCCGAAGTGTTTTGATGACGGAATGGCAGTAATGTCGGAAGGTTCACGGTCACTGCAGACTCTTTCGATTGTGACATCCATTCCCGGTGGAATCAACCAGCTATCACAAGCAGTGTTGAGGCATTGAATGACTTAGATCTACATGGTTTGCCAATGAGGGTGTTTATACCTCATGATAAATATCTATTTCCTTCACGGATTGGATTCAACAGAAGACCCACACTCAGCAGAGAGACTCTTCCACCACAAGTACATTTACAAACAACAAATTGAACCTTTCCTGAAAAGAGGAAGTTACTGGGACCCTTATTTATCCAAGTGTGCATACTGTATGTGCagtttcaaacattttcttgtCCCAGATGGCGTAGCGCAGTCCCTGCTATGCTTTGGGTACGTAGTCATTATTATGGTGCGTGACTGTCAGAGAGGAGGAATTGTATTATTCTTATCAAATTTCTCAGATATCTTGTAGTTTGATACCGAGTAGCTATCATAACAGAAAACAATCATTACTAAGGCCATAGAAATGCAAGCAATCTTCTGATTTGTTAGCGAAAAAGTGTTCCCCATTATCTATTCATCTGTGTCTACCAATTATATACAGCAGTGATGAAAGATATGCTACACGTGTGCTAGCCATATAAAACAAACAAATCCCTGAGTTAACGTAACGTATAGGGCTGATAGAGGAACCGAAATGGGCGCTACCTTAACTAACACCTAGGTCTGCCCGACATCAGCACTGATAGAGGTTTCATGATGGCGACTTCAATTAAGATACCAGTTATGGGCCAAAATAGAGCTGCTGGAATTCTTAGTTGCTGGTGAAATTTGAGGCAAAAGGAACTGAAAGGAGTGCCGTCGATTCCTATGAAattattttgacaaaagattcTGACAAATTGAAATTGTGGCCTGAAACTGATATATTCATTTGAATCCCCGAGAGGTTTGGATAAAAAAATCTTAAGTGTTCTGAGAAAACATTGAATTATTTTGGATCACCCTTTTTAGAATTATTTGTCACATTGACAACAATGCCATAGAAATGTACTGGTTCATATACTGAATGATGCACATTTAAAGGGGGAAAATAGGCACGAGCCAGATATGTCAGATTAAAGTAAAACGAAGTCgctgataggggtctctcttatCTCTGAGTACATGAAAACTACTCACACTTATCTCTGAATAAAACACACAACCCACAGCCCTTAGCTCCAGTCCATCACCCCCTCCAAGATTCTGAGTCTACTTTCTCTACCTAGTTGAAACTGCTTCGAGATTATTCTACCAGGACTCAGATTTCTACTCTAATCCTATGGCAATACGAAACTGGCTGtacaaaatagaacaaaatcCCTACAACAGACAGTGAGAACAtaaaggagagaaaaaaattctaGGAACGGAACTTACAGAAGTATTTGATCATAGTAACCAGCGGTGTGAAACACAATTCCATGACTAATACTTTTTAAGGCAACTATATCAAATGGAGGAATTCGTTTTTTGATATGTATTGTTATGGCTGAAAACATTTAATCAGTTTGGCAGGATGGTCGAATCATTTTACATATTTCCTGACATCTCGGTGTAAGATAAGAGGGCTGTTGTCTGCATTACAATAAGTGTCCAGTAACTTAGGAAGCCTAGCTATCATTTACTCAAAGTTAAATCCAAGATAGCCACTGGCTGGTCTGTGGACGCCTGCAATTGTGATATTAGACAGCAACTCCGTTATCTTTCATCCAGATTTCATGAAATATGCCAGGACACTGTTGAGGATGACCTATGGAATACTTGAATGGTGCTGGAATCCCCCAATTTAACTTTAAGGACTCAACAAGTTACTCCATAAGTAACAGGCCTGTTCGGAAACACTTCAGATCAGCCAATGTGGCCAGGCTATAACTAGGAAATCATGATATACTGTCTTGAGGACATTTTTGTGTCCCCTCTTGGTATATAAGCTACTGTACTCTGTAGTGATGCATTATACAATCAAATTATCTGTACAATGCAGAGATGCATTGTAAAGATACTATCAGGCCCCCTGCTCTCTCCTTTGACAATATGGTTTGATTATGTGCCTGAAGATGATCACTTTTTATGCTGCCTTTATTTCACATTTATCCAAGTGTCCACATCTCCAGACATTAACCAAATTAACACAGAAATATTCCTGAAACTACCAGCCACAATAGAACGCCTCGAGTGTCCATATCACATAGCTCAACTAGGGGCTGAATAGTTGTGAAGGCCAAACTTTGGCGAAGTTTATGTCCTGTGTTGTGAGACACAATCATAACAATCTTTAATTTGGAATGACAAGAGATATGTAGATTTCTTCGAATTGTGTCAATCCTTGTCATGGAAGAAGACGGCCGTGGTTCCAGTCATATATCACAGCATGCGGTCCAGACTTGGATTCAATCttatcctacatgtatatgcgacCGATGAATCCATAACTTTCAGTCATTTCTATTCCCGTCATCCTTGTCCATGACTGTAGGTGTAGTGTTGTTGAGTCCATGATATCACAGGTTTCAATTCGGACTTGAACTACACCAGGAAATCCTTGACTCTACCATCCAGACTACACCAGGAAATCCTTGACTCTACCATCCAGACTACACCAGTAAATCCTTGACTCTACCATCCAGACTACACCAGGAAATCCTTGACTCTACCATCCAGTCTCTTTGCACTGCGTAATGTTTCTGCGAAAGTATCCACGGAATCTGGCGTTGTCAACATATTTGATCTTAGTACTCATCAAGGGGACGGTGATCATCTTACAACCTGACTCAGCTGACGGCCACGTCGGTATGGATTGTTTGGCGTCTGGGACGGAACTGAAAAgatttcaaaacattatttagCGGCAAAATTGCAATGGCAAgttcagtaaaacctctctctatcaaggacaccattgggactgagAGGTGGGAGATTCTTGCAGAGGTTGTTGCAGATTCCACAGTGTGATTGTATGGAGAATCTAACACACCGCATATcttaagaaaaaaaacaacagttGAATCAAACTTGGGTCATAATCTGACTTTGACCCTTAAAAAAAGAACCATAGGCAGGAGCCTGGTAGGTCAGATAAAGTGACCAAAGGAAGCTGGTTCTCATCATGCAACATCCAGATGCAATACGGCATTGCATATTGGCCTGCTTGGATGAGTCACCGCTGCTGGGTCAGGCAGCAATTTCCTACCTTTAAAGGCTTATTTGTCACTATGGCCAACTTTACAAATCAAACCGTTAAAATTTCACACCTATACACCAGTGATACCAACTCCCAGTGTTACCAACTCAGTCACTCTGAATTCAGTGCAAAGCTTGAGGGATGGACGGAAGTGAGGGAATGTTCAAACCAAAGGTGCACGAGCAATTGAGAGGCTATGCACCTTTTACAACCCTGATTTCAAAAGTGCAATCACAGTTTGAGTCCCGAATGGTGCAGTTTCCCTAACACAAGTATGGAAACCACAACCACTTTCTCATAGAGTTTGATAACGTGAATCCATATTGTGACATCGACCCATCACTCGTGATGAAAAAATCAACATCCACACTGATGTGAATTTCAGTATTGGCACATGGAAGTAAAAGATGGTGAATGAATAGGGTACCAGCAAAACTGCGTCTGCTATTAATCGGCACTGTCACTTGGCTATTTCATTGCAGTAACGGAGTTGACATGATCATTTTATGCCTACCCTAGAGAAAATCAGTGTCGCCTACTGGGTGCTGATAACCTATTCATTGAGGTGTGCTTGGGGTAGGGATGCATCAAAGGGAATTGGGCAATTTGTAGGAGTGGCACAAACTTGGGGATATGACAATTTTAATAAGATAGTGACAAACTGAAACAAGGCAAACCACTCTCGGCAACGAAAATTAACCGCGAACTAAAACTAGGGATCTTGTTAGCATGAAAAGATAATCAAGCAGAATTCAAGTTGTAGGCATACTCAGACTTACCCCCTaaaacaaatttgctgaaacatcGTACGTGGAGAGTAAAGCTAGGAAGGGGAAGGATTTGGGAGAGCAGAAGAGGACTTTGCTAGTACTTTTTATTGAAGGTAGTCCAAGATCCCTAGTTAAGCTGCCGAATATCAAAAAGGTGCAGATTTATGTCACCTGGTACGAATTGGCACAATATCCGGACCCACAAACATTTGAGATAAATATAACTTTTACTTAATGACTACACGCAATCAGTAAAAAGAAGACTTCGATGAAAACATTAAATTTACACAACAATTCCTTGCAAGATAACGTGGCACTTTGTTACATTTGATATACACATTCTGTGCCATTAGTAATTCACTATTCTTTCAGATGAATTTTGTATTAAAATGAACGAGAACTTGGATAAGAAATCATATTGTATCTCAAATGTTTGAGGAGACAGCCCGATGATGATTTCGGCCGTAATCATCAAGAATGTTAGCTGGTTTGCTCTTCATCTTGGGAGGAGGGAATGTCTGACCTAAAGTTCATCAAACAAATTTATAACAGTTTAATGGCTTATTTCAATGCTCAACCTAAACACATGTAAAATAAAACACGCAGCAAAACATTGATTTGTGTCAACGTCTCGTGTTCTACCATTCCTTGATAAATACGTGGCAAAAACCTAATTTGAACTCCAATGTGTCaacgtttttttcttctcagaaTTGTCACGAAATTTTATGCAATCATAAGGTATGATGAACACATGGATAGGCTATAAAAAAACAAGAAATAGGACTGAAAAAATATTGGGAAGAGGTACAATAGTCCTGACCCAGTCAAAAACACCAGAGCTTTGATTGGTGtatgaccaactcggcctgggttataaatcattggtttattggcataagtttttcttaaatttttttgttttttgttggtatatataggcctaccatgtattcattcctgttggaaatttgaagaaaattcattGGGATTTAaaggagaaatccatgaaataacgGCGGCGAGTGTGGAAAGTTGTGGTATAGCACTCCAAATGCACATTTATGACTgtgatttcatggatttatcctccaaatcttgatgaattctcttcaaatttccaccaggaatgaataaaatgtacgcctatatatatagcaacaacaaaaaacaatataaggaaaacctatgccaataaaccaatgatttacaacccaggccgagttggtaggccgagttggtaataggccgagttgccccGTAATCCTTTGATTAGCCATTGGACACCTACCCCATTGAGAATGGGACATATTCTCAAAGTTTTCATCATCTTCCTCATCAAGCTGTGGCACATTAGGATCTAAGTGTGGATTGCCGATGCTGTTACCAGTGATGCCCAATAGCATGTTGTGACCTGAAACAGAGGCAGAGTTGACGTCTGCTGAAAGTTGACGTCTGCTACACTAACTGACAAGCCAATTCttatgataatcttcaactgaACTCGAGATCTGTAGTATATCATGAAGAAGTTTAGTTTatcgaaaacaaacaaaatgtccATACGGTCTGCTGTAAAAAGTCGCTGTCAAATTTTATAACTTACCTATATTATGCATATTTGGTCCCCTCATGTTGTTGAAGCCCATCGGTGTGGATGATCGGCGGGCTATTTGATTCGCAAACGGTGTGTCCGACTGAAAAACAAAATAGGGAATAGGGTAAGTTGTTACAAACCGTAGGCCTACACTTTTCAGATCTTTCAACCCTTTTTGTTTTCCACAACGAGAATAGTGGTTCAAGGTAAAGAGTTCTAGCAGGACACGGCACCCTGTCTTTCTCAGTTTTCTCCAGTTGACACTGACTGCCCTGCCTTTTTTAATGTCATTAGTGGCCAATGCATTTCCATTCCAGGGCACTGCACCCTGCCTTTTCTTTACGGCTCTGTCCTTTTTTGCCTGGCCTTTTAATATTTCAGCTGAAACGCACCGAATAATATTGTTAACAATGATTGAGCGTTGAAAGATGGTAAGATGAACACTAAGattctaatgaaatggccagggccattgtgctcacctcatgtggaggaaagatggataaagagcatggtattgtgtcatgtagtgttaggtttgatgtaggtccaagcaattacaatttccccaaaatggccaatttacagtacattcgacctctgtgaccttgaaaagtaggtcaaatcaaagaagccccgggtgacacattgaatggttgttagaattagatgtacctatgatataaaattggtgccaatcgggcaagtcattactaggaataatggcattttgaagaatttaggatttggccccctccctggaggccaaacggcaaatcagatcgcaccaaacttcggtacctgagatcacctgaccaaggggtacatgtgtacttaatttgtgatcaatagtcattgcagttaagaaacgtgccatagttacggcctgacggcgaatttacgccatttgacctctgtgaccttgacaagaaggtcaaattaaaaacctgtgtgacatatactgtatggtggttagatgtacccatgatatcaaattagtggcaatcgggcaagaagttaaggaataatcacatttttaaggtttttggattttgcaacctggtggtcaagtggtgaatcatattggaccaaacttcggtccctgagatcacctgactaaggggtaaatgtgtaccaaatttggtatcaatagtcattgcagtttagaaacgtgccatcgttacatcctaatggccaatttacaccatttgacctctgtgaccttgaaaaggaggtcaaatcaaaaacccggaggatatatgatgcacctttgctagaagtacctaccatatttttttcaaaatttcccgactactattaagggagatattgcatattttcacttttaacgtttggccccctggtggccaaaccatgaaacgaatcggaccgaaacttggtctccaaggtgtcattacataagggtacatgtgtaccaagtttcaactcaatagctttaacagttacgaaacgtgccctgctaacggacgacggacgacgacggacgacgacgacgacgacgatgacgacgacgacgacgacgacggacgacggacgacggacgccacggtatgggataagctcacctctgctaagaggtgagctaaaaattgtaAAATGGGTAAGACTAACATTAAGGGAGAAGCTTTTTAAGGGAAGTATGCATATTTGATGCTTTAAAACCACCTGAGAGTCATTGGATAAGGCACTTTCAACACCAGGCATGGGGCCGAGAGTATACCTACCCTGAATGTATGCGTCGTACTCGGCCTGTTATCTAGAGGCACCTGGTAGTACCGCTCCCGATCCCGAATGGGGACTCGGGAATCCTTGTCAGCCACCGCACTGCTGGCACGATTAGAAAAGTGGGCCTTTCTCTGAAACAGCAGGCAGAAAGACATGCTAAGAAGCAGCTGAGGACTACAGAAGCTACAGGAGCAATTCATAGGGAAAGACAAGAGCACAGGAAGAGTTTCGGCTCAGAAATCCCTTCGTTCCATGACGACAATTGAAGATGCTGTACTTGTGCAAGAATTTGGTCAAGTGTCATTTGCCCACTTGGAGAGAATGAGGAAATATCGCAATGAGGGTATTGGAAATGCATTGGAAGAGCCTAGTTCAAAGCTTGGCATTAATTAGCCATGATTACGTTTACCGTATTCATTACCTTTACCGTATTCATTACCTTTACCGTATTCATTACCTTTACCGTATTCATACGAGACTAGTAAAGGAGGGCTACGTACATGCTACTGAACTCAATTTTTATCTAAATGACATTTGACCACCTTCTATTAAATCCACAAGCATTTTCAATCGCTTGCAAAAGCGAAACCACCAAAGTGAATTTATCATGTTTTCTTTCTGCCCAAGGGCCAATAGCCTAAATTTCAAATGTACAGTCACTCGTATATGTTGACTATTAGTCTATGACTCATTCTAGTAAGGAAGAATATAAGCATATACATCGAAAATAATTAAAGGACAGTATTGGTAGCTGAATCTCCGTAACAAAGTTGATATCAGTGTCTTTCTTCCCCGATTGCTTTTAACATGTCGGGTCCACACATTTTAAAAGTGGTGAcactttaaaaagtttctttagAAATCATTATTGAGACATCCCTAAATCATTTAACGATCACACAATGCACCCAGATGTCTCAAGACCCCCTCAAAATTCATCTAAAGTAACAAAACTgtgaaaatatcactttttaAAAAGTATCAAACAACAAAATTTTGCATCCACGCATTAAAAAATCGTGATAACACGCCAGTAAGTCCGAAacgttcaaatcaaaagccagggATGACAATGATATCAATTCCCAATTCTGAAAAGGAGACATAGATACCAGCACCAGGGAGCAGGATTTGCTACAGGGAGTAAAGACACTTAAAATCTATGTTAACCTAAGGAAAAAAGCCATAAAATACTCGGTCTGTAATACTTACAGGGCCGCGTTGTGAAGGAGGTGGGTTGTCGGGCGTTTCCACCAGACCGATGGGAGGAAGAGCACCATTTCTGAACATATACCCAGGTGATGATAACCGGTCATTCGGTAATTGACTTCTTTCGGCAAACATGTGGTCCTGTAATTGCAACCTGTGTCCACGCACTATCTCGATTTTCTTTTTGTCATCCTCCTGTACAAATGAATAAGTTTTTCGATTAGAAATTGAACGATTCAGAAAATAGAGCCCCTCAAGATAGAATGTACTGGATAGAATAATACTCAAGTTTCATCGCTCTAAGTCTAAGACTGCTTCATTAATTACTACAAAATCAATACAAATGCAAAGCTTAACCATGACGTTCATGAACCTACCACACTAGGTGTTTTAGCCCGATCAATTGGAGCCAGTCGGACTGGGACCCGCTGAGCACCTTTTCTCGCCGACGACAGCCTGTTTTCCTGCACCTTAACACTCGTAGGTCGAACGAATCGATTCAGACTCGATCCGGGCCGCATAACAACATCCCTCGATGTGGAAGGCTCATCGCTGCAACGGAAATAGAAACGATGTTGTTAAAGTAAATGAAGGTTTTCAAACAGCGAATTATCAAAATGACGACATTGAATGAATTGATGGTTTAGATAGAAGTAAACATCAAATACaaggtggaacctcccttagcggacacctctctattagggacactagtttcggtcccaaattgttttcattcaatttgacctctctaattaggacacctctctttgaaggacagcacttgtcagtcccgagggtgtcctttctagagaggttctactgtagttcttACTTTAAGTTCGATTTTTCCCTGCTTTGTAACGCTTTGGTAGATATGGTTAGCACACCAGCTAATGTTCTCGTCCCATCAAATGATGGCTGTGCAGTCGACAACCTTATCGGCATGggctgaaaaataaaacaaagacAACCATCATACGGAGTCACATTACAGCTTGGGCAattgaaataaatgaataagTGTGTTGGTTTTTGGCTGTCGTGATGCAGCCAAAGGAATCTAACCGGCACTATGAATGAATTGTTATGTAACAAATAGTACAGAATTTCCTACAGATGATGTGATAGTGGTTAGTTGTCGGATTTATGCTGTTTGATACATACATCCGATTCTGAAATAATACTATCGGCGATGCTATTCATGGGATGAAAATAAAGTTGAGCACTGTGAATGTGATACCATCTGGTTCCTGAAACTGCTCTGAACTGCTTATGAACGAAAGCATATTCTCACCTTACGTTTTTACCAGGCCATTCAAAACTCTCTAATGAATGAATTAGAATTCAAAAGCAGACTGTCAGCAATCGTTCCAATTAAAGAACAGACAGCTGGATCAAACCTCCACCTATATCAAACTGTGTCAAATTGCAAAGATATTCAAAGACTTTCAAACTTCAGAAAAATAAGGGTGCAACTGTGCTGTCACACAAAATGTTGTACTTGTTTCGTAAACATTTTCAGACATGATCAAGGTGAAATTGAAGACATTCAGAATGTGTGCTAGTGATCTGACTGTCCATCAGATGGCAGCATCGTTGATCGTGCGTGACTGGGATTTTGAGCAACGAGACGAAGTTATTCCAACATGCATAATGGTTGAGGACTCGTACCGGTAGGCGGGAAAGGGGGAAATCAAGCATATCTTTCATGACGCATACAGAATGAGCTTTGCACTGAAACAAACATAATATCAACAAAATGTCTTGTAACTTAAAGGGACAAATAGGCAGCAGTGAGGCAGGTAAGAcgaagttacacaaagtcgccaataggggtctctcacatctcacagtacatcgaaatgatTTATGCTggttgaagatggccaaattagcccctctgctcctgcctatagcccccctttTAAAATTGGGTAGTGTGGAAGAAATTCcatcaacaacaaaacaaatctTTTCTCAACTCACTGAAAAGGTTTTTGTGACCAAAAAAGACGCAAAACAAGAACAAATTCTGGCGATTAGGGCCTCGTACACAGACTTTCAGATGATGACTTCTCAAAAGGAACTAGGCATGACATTAAACGAGCAACTTTTTTCACTCACCCTGTCAATTATCCGACTGAATGATAATTCTCTCACTGGCAACGGATCAATTGCTGAAATTCTCGTTGACGATAAGTTAGGTATCATGTCAACATGCTCATCATAACCTTTTGGATCATCTGAAGCAAGAAGTAAATATGTAAGTGGTTTGAGCAAATGTAGCATATTGGTGAACATGATTGTGGACATGAAGATAAGGAATAATGGGAGAAATGTAGACTTGAAAATTATGTATAGAAAACAACCTAAGTAAGGGATAGCTTCCCATTATTCTGACTCATCAcgaagtgagaaacaagagtagcttgcaaTGGGCTCGAGCTCTGGCCAAAGATGGAGTCGACAGGTTCATCCTGTTTTAGAGGAATACTCCCTCGAAAAGGAAATTCCCTTCCAAGTGCATAGAGAATGCTAAGAAGACGAAATACCATGCACCAATGATAGTGTTCGGTGAATATCTACTATTGTCACATACAGAACTATTTCTTCCTTTGGCTGGCAATGTGCTAGAAGTGTCACCAAGTGAGTTCGGCAGATTTCACTTACCTATTACAACCCGATCTCTGAACATCCTCAGGATGTCTCTCATCCAAGAAACAATCTGCAACAGTAAAAGATACAGAATGAAACTTCAGGCAAGGTCAGCAATACTGTCAActggacctttttatttttgtgacgTGGCAAAATTTCGGACAAAGTTTGTTTCTTCGCTATTTTATTTTGGTGCATTGCAAATTTTTTCTGTTGTTATTCCAATCAAAAATATTGTTGCCGTCTCATACTGTCAATAGCACAGAATCAACTCCTTCTGTGTTTGGAATTTTCGCGATACATCCTAGACACTCGGTGCGTTTTCCATAACAAAGTCGGTTGTCCAAGAAAGCTCTGCCGGACTCACCTCTGACCAGGCTATATCGAAAGTCATACTAGATACACTATCTCGTAAACAGGCATTCGGTGTCAACGGAGGAAAACCCTTTTTCGTAACTCGCGGATGATAATGTCTCCGAAATATAGCGTCTTCCTCCCTGCAAATAAAGCAATGAACCTTGTAACACGAACCACTAATAacataaataataataaatataaatatagaatttgtaaagcgcctttccaggtcaccctgctca is drawn from Lineus longissimus chromosome 1, tnLinLong1.2, whole genome shotgun sequence and contains these coding sequences:
- the LOC135489240 gene encoding protein FAM149B1-like isoform X1, with the protein product MSRMTQLQILPPPQWGGNTPPKVSSSRRHRSRVDGSHRYTDIYCVGKKVARNRRGISRGSIESHPLPDQNDDEIGSVPHYFLDSVKEALRSHSHVTPGVSGRSSPTEGAQESHSGWTTGNTTERSSLYSSYEWEDDEFDRQNSRRVRRLFEEIDSMLFEESREPEHLTNLYKECQEWVASFPHFRILGAQVFPPTDMGFQLIPVEATRPSTGSMLVDVTEQDMSLSQECNGLSISGKSVSVMTPRIDRKKAAMTTDEEARSNPFAFVEEEVFAQDGYYEDVVAVDYKSEEDAIFRRHYHPRVTKKGFPPLTPNACLRDSVSSMTFDIAWSEIVSWMRDILRMFRDRVVIDDPKGYDEHVDMIPNLSSTRISAIDPLPVRELSFSRIIDRPMPIRLSTAQPSFDGTRTLAGVLTISTKALQSREKSNLNDEPSTSRDVVMRPGSSLNRFVRPTSVKVQENRLSSARKGAQRVPVRLAPIDRAKTPSVEDDKKKIEIVRGHRLQLQDHMFAERSQLPNDRLSSPGYMFRNGALPPIGLVETPDNPPPSQRGPRKAHFSNRASSAVADKDSRVPIRDRERYYQVPLDNRPSTTHTFRSDTPFANQIARRSSTPMGFNNMRGPNMHNIGHNMLLGITGNSIGNPHLDPNVPQLDEEDDENFENMSHSQWVPSQTPNNPYRRGRQLSQVVR
- the LOC135489240 gene encoding protein FAM149B1-like isoform X2, with translation MMMATTMGYEGGASGWKNVETGHSYELQDKGGRNQSMTGRYTRKVVPLEVRGISRGSIESHPLPDQNDDEIGSVPHYFLDSVKEALRSHSHVTPGVSGRSSPTEGAQESHSGWTTGNTTERSSLYSSYEWEDDEFDRQNSRRVRRLFEEIDSMLFEESREPEHLTNLYKECQEWVASFPHFRILGAQVFPPTDMGFQLIPVEATRPSTGSMLVDVTEQDMSLSQECNGLSISGKSVSVMTPRIDRKKAAMTTDEEARSNPFAFVEEEVFAQDGYYEDVVAVDYKSEEDAIFRRHYHPRVTKKGFPPLTPNACLRDSVSSMTFDIAWSEIVSWMRDILRMFRDRVVIDDPKGYDEHVDMIPNLSSTRISAIDPLPVRELSFSRIIDRPMPIRLSTAQPSFDGTRTLAGVLTISTKALQSREKSNLNDEPSTSRDVVMRPGSSLNRFVRPTSVKVQENRLSSARKGAQRVPVRLAPIDRAKTPSVEDDKKKIEIVRGHRLQLQDHMFAERSQLPNDRLSSPGYMFRNGALPPIGLVETPDNPPPSQRGPRKAHFSNRASSAVADKDSRVPIRDRERYYQVPLDNRPSTTHTFRSDTPFANQIARRSSTPMGFNNMRGPNMHNIGHNMLLGITGNSIGNPHLDPNVPQLDEEDDENFENMSHSQWVPSQTPNNPYRRGRQLSQVVR
- the LOC135489240 gene encoding protein FAM149B1-like isoform X4; the protein is MSRMTQLQILPPPQWGGNTPPKVSSSRRHRSRVDGSHRYTDIYCVGKKVARNRRGISRGSIESHPLPDQNDDEIGSVPHYFLDSVKEALRSHSHVTPGVSGRSSPTEGAQESHSGWTTGNTTERSSLYSSYEWEDDEFDRQNSRRVRRLFEEIDSMLFEESREPEHLTNLYKECQEWVASFPHFRILGAQVFPPTDMGFQLIPVEATRPSTGSMLVDVTEQDMSLSQECNGLSISGKSVSVMTPRIDRKKAAMTTDEEARSNPFAFVEEEVFAQDGYYEDVVAVDYKSEEDAIFRRHYHPRVTKKGFPPLTPNACLRDSVSSMTFDIAWSEIVSWMRDILRMFRDRVVIDDPKGYDEHVDMIPNLSSTRISAIDPLPVRELSFSRIIDRPMPIRLSTAQPSFDGTRTLAGVLTISTKALQSREKSNLNDEPSTSRDVVMRPGSSLNRFVRPTSVKVQENRLSSARKGAQRVPVRLAPIDRAKTPSVEDDKKKIEIVRGHRLQLQDHMFAERSQLPNDRLSSPGYMFRNGALPPIGLVETPDNPPPSQRGPSDTPFANQIARRSSTPMGFNNMRGPNMHNIGHNMLLGITGNSIGNPHLDPNVPQLDEEDDENFENMSHSQWVPSQTPNNPYRRGRQLSQVVR